A single genomic interval of Phocoenobacter uteri harbors:
- the hemN gene encoding oxygen-independent coproporphyrinogen III oxidase has product MNKNLIQKYNIPGPRYTSYPTVPFWNKEGIELTDWEKSVQHAFEQSNQQEGISIYIHLPFCESLCTFCACHKRISKSHDVELPYIETLLKEWDLYCNLFSQKPRIKEIHLGGGTPTFFASENISLLINGIFKRAEKCNDFELSYEAHPNHTSGEQIATLYQLGARRNSFGIQDYDPKVQEAIKRIQTFEQVEKVHQISREVGYQSISHDLIFGLPFQTESSIRDTIEKTLRLKPDRIAYYSYAHVPWVKGVMQRGFNEDDLPKDVEKRHFYELGKALLFENGYVEIGMDHFALPTDSLYKAMENKKLHRNFMGYTAGKTDLMIGLGMSSISDAWYAFAQNEKTLKAYQYRVEEGKLPIMRGHLLTEEDVMIRQHILNLMCHFHTDLSVGLSSKEQQDIKDRLKEMVKDGLIHFEGSNLIVNEKGRMFVRNICMAFDFRLIRQASEARIFSMTI; this is encoded by the coding sequence ATGAATAAAAATCTCATTCAAAAATATAATATTCCCGGTCCACGCTACACCAGTTATCCTACGGTGCCTTTTTGGAATAAAGAAGGCATTGAGTTAACCGACTGGGAAAAAAGTGTACAACACGCCTTTGAGCAATCAAATCAGCAAGAAGGTATTAGTATTTACATTCACTTACCTTTTTGTGAAAGCCTTTGCACCTTTTGTGCTTGCCATAAACGCATTAGCAAAAGCCACGATGTCGAGTTGCCCTACATTGAAACTTTATTGAAAGAATGGGATTTATATTGCAATTTATTTTCTCAGAAACCACGTATTAAAGAAATTCATCTAGGGGGTGGAACACCGACCTTTTTTGCTAGTGAAAATATCTCCTTGTTAATTAACGGTATTTTTAAACGTGCTGAAAAATGTAATGATTTTGAATTGAGCTATGAAGCACACCCAAATCACACTAGCGGTGAGCAAATTGCCACGCTTTACCAACTTGGGGCAAGACGAAATAGCTTTGGTATCCAAGATTACGATCCTAAGGTGCAAGAAGCGATTAAACGAATTCAAACCTTCGAACAAGTTGAAAAAGTGCATCAAATTTCAAGAGAGGTGGGCTATCAATCAATTAGTCACGATCTTATTTTTGGTTTACCTTTTCAAACAGAATCAAGCATTCGCGATACCATTGAAAAAACGTTACGCTTAAAACCTGATCGTATCGCCTATTACAGCTATGCTCACGTCCCTTGGGTTAAAGGGGTAATGCAACGTGGCTTTAATGAAGATGATTTGCCAAAAGACGTGGAAAAACGCCATTTTTATGAATTAGGAAAAGCACTCCTTTTTGAAAATGGTTATGTTGAAATTGGTATGGATCACTTTGCACTACCCACAGACTCCCTCTATAAAGCGATGGAAAATAAAAAATTACACCGTAATTTTATGGGCTATACTGCAGGAAAAACAGATTTAATGATCGGGCTGGGTATGTCTTCCATTAGTGATGCTTGGTATGCCTTTGCACAAAATGAAAAAACGCTCAAAGCCTACCAATACAGAGTGGAAGAAGGAAAACTACCGATAATGCGAGGTCATCTCCTCACCGAAGAAGATGTAATGATCCGCCAACATATTTTAAATCTAATGTGTCATTTTCATACTGATTTAAGTGTCGGATTATCCTCAAAAGAGCAACAGGATATAAAAGATCGTTTAAAAGAAATGGTAAAAGATGGCTTAATTCATTTTGAGGGAAGCAATCTTATCGTTAATGAGAAAGGCAGAATGTTTGTTCGCAATATCTGTATGGCATTCGATTTCCGCTTAATACGCCAAGCTTCAGAAGCCCGAATTTTTTCTATGACTATTTAA
- the hemE gene encoding uroporphyrinogen decarboxylase, with amino-acid sequence MIKNRLFLDALEGKEVTRPPVWMMRQAGRYLPEFQEIKQKYDFFTRCRTPEIVAELTVQPIRRFGMDAAILFSDILVIPQAMNMPFEMRAGIGPWLDKPIQNKQDLERVEIPDVEESLKYVFDAVKATKELLNDEIPLIGFAGSPWTILCYCVQGQGSKTFDKAKEFCFTQPELAHQLLQKITDTTIAYLKAKVRAGVDVVQIFDSWGGMLSPVDYQIFSWQYIDQIIKALKDDVPVIAFAKGCYFALETMAQSDAKALGVDWTIPAKMAREMTAYKKTLQGNFDPARLLSPPQDIQKMVHQMINEFGKDNYIVNLGHGILPNIPLENVKAFVDSVKNYRS; translated from the coding sequence ATGATAAAAAACAGACTTTTTTTGGATGCTTTAGAAGGTAAAGAAGTAACAAGACCACCAGTATGGATGATGCGACAAGCTGGGCGTTATTTACCAGAATTCCAAGAAATTAAACAAAAATATGATTTCTTTACACGTTGTCGTACCCCTGAAATTGTGGCAGAACTCACCGTACAACCGATTCGTCGTTTTGGAATGGATGCGGCTATTTTATTTTCAGATATTTTGGTGATTCCACAAGCAATGAATATGCCTTTTGAAATGAGAGCAGGTATTGGTCCTTGGCTGGATAAACCCATTCAAAATAAACAGGATCTTGAGCGTGTTGAAATTCCTGATGTAGAAGAATCACTTAAATATGTCTTCGATGCGGTAAAAGCAACCAAAGAATTACTCAATGATGAAATTCCACTGATTGGTTTTGCAGGCTCGCCTTGGACAATCTTATGCTATTGCGTGCAAGGACAAGGCTCAAAAACGTTTGATAAAGCAAAAGAGTTTTGTTTTACTCAACCTGAATTAGCCCATCAGCTTTTACAAAAAATTACTGACACCACCATTGCTTACTTAAAAGCAAAAGTACGAGCAGGTGTTGATGTCGTACAAATCTTTGACTCGTGGGGCGGAATGCTCTCCCCTGTGGATTACCAAATTTTTTCTTGGCAATATATCGATCAAATTATCAAGGCGTTAAAAGATGATGTGCCAGTGATCGCCTTTGCAAAAGGCTGCTATTTTGCGTTAGAAACAATGGCACAGTCTGATGCAAAAGCACTTGGCGTTGACTGGACAATTCCTGCAAAAATGGCACGAGAAATGACCGCTTATAAAAAAACTTTACAAGGCAATTTTGATCCTGCCCGTTTACTTTCTCCACCACAAGACATTCAAAAAATGGTGCATCAAATGATCAACGAGTTTGGTAAAGATAACTATATCGTCAATCTAGGACACGGTATTTTACCTAATATTCCACTTGAAAATGTGAAAGCATTTGTTGATTCCGTTAAAAATTATCGATCTTAA
- the hemL gene encoding glutamate-1-semialdehyde 2,1-aminomutase, whose translation MKTQQSKTLFDKAQQYLVGGVNSPVRAFKSVGGTPIFIEKGNGSKIFDVDGNAYVDFVQAYGPMILGHNNETVTKQVTSALQDGYAFGATNEKEVQLAQIVCETFETIDKVRFVNSGTEAVFSAIRLARAYTGKDKIIKFSGCYHGHADTLLVAAGSGLATFNMPSSDGVPQDAVKHTLIAEYNNIESVKTVIENNKGQIAALIIEPIAGNMGCVLPSPQFIQALQQVAKGNQILIIVDEVMTGFRSKFGGAQDLIGLKADITTFGKIIGGGFPVGAYGARDEIMQKVAPLGNMYQAGTLSGNPISMACGIATLQTLQQSNPYPQFEKHGAFLEKAFYESAEKYGVSVQVNRFGSMLTPFFTAEKVVDFTSASKANTEQFSTFFWAMMEKGIFLPPSQFESWFLSAVMTDEDLEQTKLAIDYAMEQVAKAHF comes from the coding sequence ATGAAAACTCAGCAATCAAAAACACTTTTTGATAAAGCACAACAATATTTAGTCGGTGGTGTCAATTCACCCGTACGTGCATTCAAATCTGTAGGCGGTACGCCAATTTTTATTGAAAAAGGCAATGGCAGTAAAATTTTTGATGTCGATGGCAACGCTTATGTCGATTTTGTTCAAGCCTATGGACCTATGATTTTAGGACATAACAATGAAACTGTTACAAAACAAGTGACATCTGCCCTACAGGATGGCTATGCTTTCGGTGCAACAAATGAAAAAGAAGTGCAACTTGCTCAAATCGTATGCGAGACCTTTGAAACAATTGATAAAGTCCGTTTTGTGAATTCGGGAACGGAAGCCGTATTTAGTGCCATTCGCTTAGCTCGTGCTTACACAGGAAAAGATAAAATTATTAAATTTTCAGGATGCTATCACGGACACGCCGATACCTTATTAGTCGCGGCAGGTTCTGGACTAGCAACGTTCAATATGCCAAGCAGTGATGGTGTTCCTCAAGATGCAGTCAAACACACGCTTATCGCTGAATATAATAATATTGAAAGCGTTAAAACGGTGATTGAAAATAATAAAGGTCAAATTGCAGCACTGATTATTGAGCCTATCGCGGGCAATATGGGCTGCGTTTTACCATCACCACAATTTATTCAAGCATTACAGCAAGTTGCCAAAGGCAATCAGATTTTAATTATTGTCGATGAAGTAATGACAGGCTTTCGTTCCAAATTTGGTGGGGCTCAAGATTTAATCGGATTAAAAGCCGATATCACCACTTTTGGGAAAATCATTGGGGGCGGTTTCCCTGTTGGTGCCTATGGTGCAAGAGATGAAATTATGCAAAAAGTTGCTCCATTAGGCAATATGTATCAAGCTGGTACCTTATCTGGAAACCCTATTTCTATGGCGTGTGGCATTGCAACATTGCAGACATTACAGCAATCTAATCCTTATCCTCAATTTGAAAAACACGGGGCATTTTTAGAAAAAGCCTTCTATGAATCCGCAGAAAAATATGGCGTTTCAGTACAAGTAAACCGTTTTGGTTCAATGCTGACACCATTTTTCACAGCAGAAAAAGTCGTTGATTTTACATCGGCAAGCAAAGCAAATACGGAACAATTTAGCACCTTCTTCTGGGCAATGATGGAAAAAGGCATTTTCTTACCGCCATCACAATTTGAATCGTGGTTCTTAAGTGCCGTCATGACGGATGAAGATTTAGAACAAACTAAATTAGCAATTGATTATGCAATGGAACAAGTTGCAAAAGCACATTTTTAA
- the hemB gene encoding porphobilinogen synthase, whose amino-acid sequence MNINRTRRLRKNENIRRLVRETKLSVDDFVYPIFIEEGEKIEKDIPSMPGIKRWSLDRLSKELDEVTALKIPAVMLFGIPQHKDSEGSSSWQDDGIMQQAIRFIKTHYPKLYVITDVCFCEYTDHGHCGPLCEHNGVVDVDNDATLENIAKQVVSHAQAGADMVAPSGMMDGMIATIRSALDNAGFTDLPIMSYAVKYASAYYGPFRDAADSAPSFGDRRSYQMDPANRVEALREATFDYAEQADILMVKPALSYLDIIRDVKNNFELPLACYNVSGEYAMIKAAALQGWIDGDRVMMESLLSMKRAGADIIITYFAKEAAQLLQIDKNF is encoded by the coding sequence ATGAATATTAACCGAACTCGAAGACTGCGTAAAAACGAGAATATTCGCCGTTTAGTGCGTGAAACAAAATTATCTGTTGATGATTTTGTCTATCCTATTTTTATTGAAGAAGGGGAAAAGATTGAAAAAGACATTCCTTCAATGCCTGGCATTAAACGCTGGTCGTTAGATCGTTTAAGTAAAGAATTAGATGAAGTCACCGCTCTCAAGATCCCGGCGGTGATGCTTTTTGGTATTCCACAGCATAAAGACAGCGAAGGTTCTTCATCGTGGCAAGATGATGGCATTATGCAACAAGCCATTCGTTTTATTAAAACCCACTACCCTAAGCTTTATGTCATTACCGATGTCTGTTTTTGTGAATATACGGATCACGGTCATTGCGGTCCATTATGTGAACATAATGGAGTTGTTGATGTAGATAATGATGCAACATTAGAAAATATTGCCAAACAAGTCGTTTCTCACGCACAAGCTGGGGCGGATATGGTTGCCCCATCGGGAATGATGGATGGAATGATTGCGACCATTCGCTCAGCCCTTGATAATGCCGGATTTACGGATCTACCGATTATGTCTTACGCAGTAAAATATGCCTCTGCTTATTACGGACCATTCCGTGATGCAGCGGATTCTGCCCCTTCTTTTGGTGATCGCCGTTCATATCAAATGGATCCAGCAAATCGCGTGGAAGCACTTCGTGAAGCAACCTTTGATTATGCAGAACAAGCCGATATTTTAATGGTGAAACCCGCTTTAAGCTATTTAGATATCATTCGCGATGTTAAAAATAATTTTGAACTTCCTCTTGCTTGCTATAACGTCAGTGGCGAATATGCAATGATAAAGGCAGCAGCACTACAAGGTTGGATAGACGGTGATCGCGTAATGATGGAAAGCCTACTTTCAATGAAACGTGCCGGTGCTGATATTATCATCACTTATTTTGCCAAAGAAGCGGCTCAACTTTTACAAATAGACAAGAATTTTTAA
- the hemC gene encoding hydroxymethylbilane synthase: MKKIRIGTRDSELALWQARQVQNQLEQLGYQTVIVPLKAKGDVILDKPLYEFGITGIFTRHLDVAMLNGDIDIAVHSMKDVPTVLPKTIVQAAVLKRASHQDILVFKENEDFLTQQSAILATSSLRRKAQWLNRYPQHQIVDLRGNVQTRLKKLAENDWNGAIFAAAGLERVGLRPTHSLDLDWMIPAPAQGIIMITANEKDDFSLQACAKINHPQTALCAKIERDFLHILEGGCTAPIGAFATFDEQHQKIHFKGILLSEDGQQKIEVSETCEANDYQHLAQACASYIIAQGGKKLLRSKQPMEKINVLSTKKLTTSQRELFADHIELDDKNFIKTTPCKIASVIFEKPLKNIIITSKNAVDALLSNLNNITLRCEKIYCVGQNTALYTEQKLGKVAFWAENSDKLADYLIEHNVDDLTYFCSNLHLDILRKRLTAENLNINEIEIYHTSFEKHTIDKAFNAVLFFSPSAVESFIQTQNKSQALAFCIGKSTACVAQKYFKDVIISDNATIDSVIHQLNNHFTKQI; this comes from the coding sequence ATGAAAAAAATTAGAATTGGAACAAGAGACAGTGAATTAGCATTATGGCAAGCTCGCCAAGTCCAAAATCAGTTAGAACAACTTGGCTATCAAACAGTGATCGTACCTTTAAAAGCCAAAGGGGATGTCATCTTAGATAAACCACTTTATGAATTTGGAATTACTGGCATTTTTACACGTCATTTAGATGTAGCAATGCTAAATGGTGACATTGACATCGCGGTACATTCAATGAAAGATGTGCCAACGGTTTTACCTAAAACTATTGTGCAAGCTGCGGTTTTGAAACGTGCTAGCCATCAAGATATTTTAGTGTTTAAAGAAAACGAGGATTTCTTAACACAGCAATCCGCCATTTTAGCCACAAGTAGTTTACGCCGTAAAGCACAATGGCTAAATCGTTATCCGCAGCATCAAATTGTCGATTTACGCGGTAATGTACAAACTCGCCTTAAAAAATTGGCAGAGAATGATTGGAATGGGGCAATTTTTGCGGCGGCAGGTTTAGAGCGTGTAGGGCTTCGTCCTACTCATTCTCTTGATTTAGATTGGATGATCCCCGCACCGGCACAAGGTATCATTATGATCACCGCCAACGAAAAGGATGATTTTTCTTTACAGGCTTGTGCAAAAATAAACCACCCTCAAACGGCTTTATGTGCCAAAATAGAGCGGGATTTTTTACATATTTTAGAAGGCGGTTGTACCGCACCCATCGGTGCATTTGCTACATTTGATGAACAACATCAAAAAATACATTTTAAAGGTATATTGTTGTCAGAAGATGGACAACAAAAAATTGAAGTCTCCGAAACCTGTGAAGCTAATGATTATCAGCACTTAGCTCAAGCCTGTGCGAGTTATATCATTGCTCAAGGGGGTAAAAAATTACTTCGCTCAAAACAGCCAATGGAGAAAATAAATGTCTTATCCACAAAAAAATTAACGACATCACAACGTGAATTATTTGCTGATCATATTGAGCTGGATGATAAAAACTTCATTAAAACAACACCTTGTAAAATTGCGTCGGTTATTTTTGAAAAACCATTAAAAAATATTATTATCACCAGTAAAAATGCCGTTGATGCTCTGCTTTCTAATCTTAACAATATAACGTTACGCTGTGAAAAAATTTATTGTGTCGGACAAAATACGGCATTATATACTGAACAAAAATTAGGAAAAGTTGCATTTTGGGCTGAGAATTCCGATAAACTTGCTGATTATTTAATTGAGCATAATGTGGATGATCTCACTTATTTTTGTAGCAATTTACACTTAGATATTCTAAGAAAAAGATTAACAGCTGAAAATCTTAACATTAACGAAATTGAGATTTATCATACTTCTTTTGAAAAGCATACTATTGATAAAGCATTTAATGCGGTATTATTTTTTAGCCCCTCTGCGGTTGAAAGTTTTATCCAAACACAAAATAAATCTCAAGCACTTGCATTTTGTATTGGAAAAAGCACCGCTTGTGTTGCACAAAAATATTTTAAAGACGTGATTATTTCAGATAATGCCACCATTGATAGTGTTATCCATCAATTAAATAACCATTTTACAAAACAAATTTAA
- the hemA gene encoding glutamyl-tRNA reductase has protein sequence MKLLQLYNVGINYKKADTYTRGLFSISKENQIALLKEAKKRGIEALFVLSTCNRTEIMGFAHNPYELISLLVKYCKGDVETFSKVASIYKGEEAHLHLFQTAVGLNSQILGDHEIIGQLKTAFNQAKDYDLINTYLDRLFSTVLQASKEIKSSTYFSTGTTSVAFAAIQYLQKNIPDCSHKKMVIYGLGEMGKKTCQYLLQEQYDVCLINRSLHKAEEFQKQFPALAISDEKTLISTIQNSDILIVATGSDLPTIRAEHIDFDKKLVILDLSIPENVAPELKHYPNIELINVDMLSKVTDENLENRKQSIPFVEETIQKYQNEFSRWLYERQLSPTINNFKQSLLEIKEKEIHFLSQKYDDFNREYADILSDRMIQKMMAQLVQYLKNEQAVKNDPFFANNKNET, from the coding sequence ATGAAGTTATTACAACTTTACAATGTGGGCATAAATTATAAAAAAGCGGATACCTATACAAGGGGGCTTTTTAGCATTTCAAAAGAAAATCAGATTGCCTTATTAAAAGAAGCCAAAAAGAGAGGCATTGAAGCCCTTTTTGTTCTTTCAACCTGTAATCGTACCGAGATTATGGGATTTGCACATAACCCTTATGAATTGATTTCATTATTAGTGAAGTATTGTAAAGGCGATGTTGAAACTTTCTCAAAAGTCGCGAGTATTTATAAAGGTGAAGAAGCACATTTACATTTATTTCAAACTGCCGTTGGGCTTAATAGCCAAATTTTGGGCGATCACGAGATTATTGGGCAATTAAAAACTGCGTTCAATCAAGCCAAAGACTACGATCTTATCAATACGTATTTAGATCGTTTATTCAGCACGGTTCTCCAAGCAAGCAAAGAAATTAAATCTTCTACTTACTTTAGTACGGGAACAACCTCTGTTGCTTTTGCCGCCATTCAATACTTACAAAAAAATATTCCTGATTGTTCGCATAAAAAAATGGTCATTTATGGCTTAGGAGAAATGGGAAAAAAAACCTGTCAATATTTACTCCAAGAGCAATACGATGTTTGTTTAATTAACCGCTCGTTACATAAAGCAGAAGAGTTTCAAAAACAATTTCCTGCCCTTGCAATTAGTGATGAAAAGACATTGATTTCAACCATTCAGAATAGTGATATTTTGATTGTCGCAACAGGTTCAGATTTGCCGACTATTCGAGCTGAACACATTGATTTTGATAAGAAATTAGTGATTTTAGATTTATCTATTCCAGAAAATGTCGCCCCAGAATTAAAACATTATCCTAATATTGAGCTGATCAATGTGGATATGCTTTCAAAAGTGACGGATGAGAATTTAGAGAATCGTAAACAAAGTATTCCATTTGTGGAAGAAACGATTCAGAAATATCAAAATGAATTTTCCAGATGGCTTTATGAACGTCAACTATCACCAACAATCAATAATTTTAAGCAATCGTTATTAGAGATTAAAGAAAAGGAGATCCATTTCCTTTCACAAAAATACGATGATTTTAATCGTGAATATGCGGATATTTTAAGTGATAGAATGATTCAGAAGATGATGGCACAACTTGTGCAATATTTAAAAAACGAGCAAGCGGTCAAAAATGATCCATTTTTTGCAAATAATAAAAATGAAACATAA
- a CDS encoding SDR family oxidoreductase, with protein sequence MELANKTILITGASTGVGEKIALRLAKENCSLALIARNVERLEKVVEKAKILGAKEVRSYCCDIANTPLLSETIDKIVTDFGGIDVLINNAGVWQKLMQLDEMSAEMIDDVLNVNLSALIHTTRLTLPYLRQREKSAIINIVSKSGVLAQAGQSVYTASKYGARGFTEVLKADLKGTNVKVTGLYQSGTNTAFFAKANEPFDTNNFTEPEDLADVVAYILKQPEKIWLHDVRIDR encoded by the coding sequence ATGGAATTAGCAAATAAAACAATCCTTATAACAGGTGCAAGCACTGGTGTTGGCGAAAAAATCGCATTACGTTTAGCAAAAGAAAATTGCTCTCTTGCATTGATTGCGAGAAATGTTGAACGATTAGAAAAGGTGGTTGAAAAAGCAAAAATATTGGGAGCAAAAGAGGTTCGTTCTTATTGTTGCGATATTGCAAATACCCCGCTCTTATCTGAAACCATTGATAAAATTGTGACTGATTTTGGTGGAATTGACGTGTTAATCAATAATGCGGGCGTATGGCAAAAGTTAATGCAACTTGATGAAATGTCTGCAGAAATGATAGATGATGTATTGAATGTAAATTTATCCGCATTGATCCATACCACACGTTTAACACTACCTTATTTACGTCAAAGAGAAAAATCTGCGATTATCAATATTGTTTCTAAATCAGGTGTATTAGCTCAAGCAGGACAATCCGTTTATACCGCGAGTAAATACGGCGCGAGAGGGTTTACTGAGGTTTTAAAAGCAGATCTAAAAGGAACAAATGTTAAAGTAACAGGTCTTTATCAAAGTGGCACAAATACCGCATTTTTTGCAAAAGCAAATGAGCCTTTTGATACAAATAATTTTACAGAACCGGAAGATTTAGCTGATGTAGTGGCTTATATATTAAAACAGCCAGAGAAAATTTGGTTACACGATGTGCGGATTGATAGATAA
- a CDS encoding Tex family protein, with amino-acid sequence MTESNSQLNTQISQIIASELTVQPKQILSAMNLLDEGNTIPFIARYRKEVTGGLDDTQLRHFETRLIYLRELNDRRQTILKSIEEQGKLSGDLKEKICKTQSKTELEDLYLPYKPKRRTRGQIAIENGLEPLATTLWEEPNQTPETLAESYLNEEVKDVKSALDGARYILMERFAEDAQLLAKLRHYLTQNATLEAKVIEGKEEEGAKFRDYFNYSEQFKKIPSHRALAILRGRNEGILNISLNADPEQDEAIRTSHCEEIIREHLGVQFNGLASDTWRKQVIAWTWKIKTSLHLETELMTTLREKAEEEAIDVFARNLTALLMAAPAGARNTMGLDPGLRTGVKVAVVDNTGKLLATDTIYPHTGQADKAAHSIYTLGKKYNVDLIAIGNGTASRETERFVAETHKKYSDWKAQTVVVSEAGASVYSASEFAAQEFPELDVSLRGAVSIARRLQDPLAELVKIEPKAIGVGQYQHDVNQTQLARKLNAVVEDCVNAVGVDINTASAPLLTCVAGMNKTLAQNIVAYRDENGRFTARSQLKKVARLGPKSFEQCAGFMRILDGKNPLDRSSVHPEAYPVVEKILQATELSLSDLMGNSTRIHQLDASQFVDEKFGLPTVNDIFKELEKPGRDPRGEFKTATFMEGVEEIKDLVEGMILEGTVTNVTNFGAFVDIGVHQDGLVHISMLANSFVDDPHKVVKTGDIVKVKVLDVDIVRKRIALTMRLDEKSAPKKDQNRNEQAVRNNAKFAKNSQKTTATNSAMADAFAKLKRR; translated from the coding sequence ATGACGGAATCAAATTCACAGTTAAATACCCAAATTAGCCAAATCATCGCATCAGAATTAACGGTGCAACCAAAGCAGATCTTATCTGCAATGAATTTATTAGATGAGGGAAATACCATTCCTTTTATTGCTCGTTATCGTAAAGAAGTCACTGGCGGACTTGATGATACACAACTTCGCCACTTTGAAACACGTTTGATTTATTTACGAGAATTGAACGATCGCCGTCAAACCATTTTGAAATCTATTGAGGAACAAGGAAAGCTAAGCGGTGATTTAAAAGAGAAAATTTGCAAAACTCAGAGCAAAACAGAATTAGAAGATCTTTACTTACCTTATAAACCAAAACGCCGTACTCGTGGGCAAATCGCAATTGAAAATGGACTAGAGCCATTAGCTACAACACTTTGGGAAGAACCAAATCAAACACCTGAAACCCTCGCAGAAAGCTATTTGAATGAAGAAGTCAAAGATGTTAAATCAGCATTAGATGGTGCGAGATATATCTTAATGGAACGCTTTGCTGAAGATGCTCAACTTCTTGCTAAATTACGTCATTATCTTACCCAAAATGCGACTCTTGAAGCAAAAGTGATTGAAGGAAAAGAGGAAGAAGGGGCGAAGTTTAGAGATTATTTTAATTATTCTGAACAGTTTAAAAAAATCCCTTCTCATCGTGCGTTAGCTATTTTGCGTGGACGAAATGAAGGGATTTTAAATATCTCTTTAAATGCCGATCCTGAACAAGATGAAGCAATCCGTACTAGTCATTGTGAAGAAATTATTCGTGAGCATTTAGGCGTGCAGTTTAATGGTTTAGCGTCGGATACTTGGCGTAAACAAGTGATTGCGTGGACGTGGAAAATTAAGACTTCGTTGCATTTAGAAACAGAATTGATGACGACTTTACGCGAAAAAGCTGAAGAAGAAGCGATTGATGTGTTTGCTCGAAATCTTACCGCTTTATTGATGGCAGCACCTGCGGGGGCGAGAAATACGATGGGGCTTGATCCAGGTTTACGAACAGGGGTAAAAGTTGCCGTAGTGGATAACACAGGTAAATTATTGGCAACGGATACCATTTATCCGCATACCGGTCAGGCGGATAAAGCCGCTCATAGCATTTATACCTTAGGTAAAAAATATAATGTAGATTTGATTGCGATTGGTAATGGTACGGCATCGCGTGAAACAGAACGCTTTGTGGCAGAAACCCATAAAAAATATAGCGATTGGAAGGCTCAAACTGTTGTTGTCAGCGAAGCAGGAGCATCGGTTTATTCTGCCTCTGAATTTGCAGCACAAGAATTTCCAGAATTAGATGTTTCATTGCGTGGAGCAGTGTCCATTGCTCGCCGTTTACAAGATCCATTGGCGGAATTAGTGAAAATTGAACCAAAAGCAATCGGTGTGGGGCAGTATCAACACGACGTAAACCAAACTCAGCTAGCACGTAAATTAAATGCGGTGGTGGAAGATTGTGTGAATGCGGTGGGGGTAGATATTAATACCGCCTCTGCACCACTTTTAACCTGTGTGGCGGGAATGAATAAAACCCTTGCGCAAAATATCGTGGCATATCGTGATGAAAATGGACGTTTTACCGCGCGTAGCCAGCTTAAAAAAGTGGCGCGTTTAGGGCCAAAATCCTTTGAGCAATGTGCTGGATTTATGCGAATTTTAGATGGAAAGAACCCGCTTGATCGTTCAAGCGTTCACCCAGAGGCGTATCCAGTGGTTGAAAAAATCTTACAAGCAACTGAATTAAGTCTAAGTGATTTAATGGGCAACAGCACACGTATTCATCAGCTTGATGCCTCACAATTTGTGGACGAGAAATTCGGTTTACCAACGGTAAATGATATTTTTAAAGAGCTTGAAAAACCGGGACGTGATCCACGAGGCGAATTCAAAACTGCGACCTTTATGGAGGGCGTGGAAGAGATCAAAGATCTTGTTGAAGGAATGATTTTAGAAGGTACGGTTACTAACGTAACAAACTTCGGTGCATTTGTTGATATTGGTGTTCATCAAGACGGTTTAGTGCATATTTCAATGTTGGCTAACTCTTTTGTGGATGATCCACACAAAGTGGTGAAGACAGGCGATATTGTTAAAGTCAAAGTATTAGATGTTGATATTGTACGTAAACGTATTGCGTTAACAATGCGATTAGATGAAAAATCAGCCCCTAAAAAAGATCAAAATAGAAATGAACAAGCGGTCAGAAATAATGCAAAATTTGCAAAAAATTCACAAAAAACAACCGCTACAAATTCAGCAATGGCGGATGCTTTTGCGAAGTTAAAGAGAAGATAG